The Clupea harengus chromosome 5, Ch_v2.0.2, whole genome shotgun sequence genomic sequence acagagagagagacagacagacagagagagagaaagagagagagacagacagacagagagagagagaaagagaaagagagagagacagagagggttggGTTGAACACCAGCGGTCTAGAATAGAGATAAGCCCCAGGGGTGTGGTGCGTAGTGGGTGAGGATGTGCTACACATATTAGACAGAAGACAAAGGTCAGTCAGTGGATGGCTCGTGTCTATGTGGGCACGTTGATATTGCGtgccagcagcatcagcagagcCAAATCCACACAGCCTTGGGCCTGCTCCAGTGCCTGGGCAGCTTCCTGCGCTGAGAAGCCCGCCGCCTGGATTCTCTGGATGTCCTCAGCAGGGAAGCGCTCAGACACTGGGGtgacagtagcagcagcagcaggagcaggagcaggagcagcagcagcaggagcaggagcaggagcaggagcaggaggagcaggagcaggagcaggagcaggagcaggaggaagagcaggagcaggagccgaTGGAGGAGAGGTGGCAGAAGAGGGAGGGCAGCTGCCAGCAGGCTGCTCGTTGGAGGAGcccacagccagagagagagggctctgCTGGTCTTGCTGGCCAGAGGACAGGTCAGGGGCCTCAGTGCCAGAGTCCCGGCCATCAGCCTCCCCCCTGCCCTGTTGACCCTCGGGAGGCTCCCGAACGATCATGTCCTCCTCAGATGGGCGGTCTTCACCTGACTCTGACCGTCTATCTCTCTCGTCCTCACACATGTCCACCAGGGGGGGTGCGTCTGGCTGGCAGCCCATGGCTCCTTCTCTTTCAGTAGGGTCATCAGCGGGTGTCAGGGTGTCCACGCTGTGCCCAGGCTCAGTTTCAGATGGACATGAAGGCAGGGTTTCATCAGCGCTCGCATCCTGCATCGGAGCAGGTGATCTGGCAGTAGAGGGTGCTTGCTGATCTAAACCATCAGCATCCAGTCTGCAGGTAGGGGGCGAGAGAGCGCCGTTGGACACCAGCAGCTGGTGGAGTTCCTTCAAGGCCTGAGCCAGAGAGGGCATGTTATTGCTGCCATTgccattgctgctgctgctgttgtttccattgctgctgctgttaccattgctgctgctgctgctgttaccaTTGCTGCGGCTGCTGTTACTATTGCTGCCGTTaccattgctgctgctgctgctacagcTACCACCCTCAGGCTGGTCCCGCTCCAGATCATCTGCCCCTTCCGGATCCTCCATGGTCTCCTCTGAGGTGGGCCGTTCTGAGGGCATGCAGGGTGGCGTGCCAACACATGGCGGGTCAAAGGTTGTGTTGGTGTCTGAAGGGACAGGTAGGGGTGAGCGCTTACCCCCAGCGTCACGCCCCTCCTCTGGGCGTGGGGAGCATGTCCGTTTGGCAGCGGTGGTCTTGGACAGGTCCATCTCCTGGTGAACAGGGTCTTGGGGAAGCAGGGTACGAGCCTCCCCAGAACCACAGCTCTCCATGTGTTCCGATGCCGAAGAGCCAAGCTCTAGTTTGTCCACATCTGTATGACTGTCCATGTCCTCCACAGTGGCAGAGGCAGGCTCCTGTCTGTTCACTGAAGCGAACGGAAGGTCCTGAGATGGGGAACTGTTAGGGGAAGGAGGGTCAGTTGTCTTAAGACAAGGTTCAAGAGGAGGGAGCGTCTCTTGTAGACAAGATGGAGCAGGAGAATGTGTCTCCTGATGAACAGATGGCACTGAATCTTGCATCTCCTGGGGTTTGGATGGGACAGTGGGTTGAACGGGCTGTGTACAGGATGGAACAGTACGCTGACTTTCCTGAAGAGAAGATGGGGCAGGAGATGGTTTCTCCTCAACTAGCAGAGGGGGCTCAGACCCCACTGCACCAGACAGGAGCGGGGAGTCCAGATTGGGGCGGTTGGGCTCAGGGACCCGGGTGGGAGGCAGGGGGGTTGGTGCAGACTGTGAGCGGTCCAGTATCCGAGTCTGGCCCtctgaggtggaggtggaggaggagggagagggggtaggGGCATTGTTGAATGGTTTGTCAGAGAGTTTTGGCGCTGATCGAGATGAGGTAGTTTGTCCATCTTCAGTGTCTACtggaagaggggaaaaagcTTCATAACCAATTCGACAATTCAAAAGACAGTCCAGAAATAAAATAAGTATATAAACAGCAGATACAGCATGCCCTGAAAGCTGGCACAAAATCTTGCTGTTCgtgcagaatgtgtttttgtcGTCACTGTGATCTGAagacatttgtaaaaaaaaaaaatctcaattcTGACATTGCAGTTAATTGTGAGATTTTGGTTTCTGGCATCCATTGGATCATTAATGAACAACttcataaaaacacatttagtgGTGTTGCTGGGATGCGTTGCTCTTGTGGCGTCTGTGTTACCTGATAGGAAGGGCCCTCTCCAGCTGTCTCCACAAATGCATCAGTGCTGTCCTGCTCACAGTTAGggtatacacaccacacacagcatgcaatgGGAGGCAAAAagagttagcacacacacacacacgcaaacatgtgCCCATCTGTCACATATATCACACAAGCTGAGTCTGAAAATCCAGGTTTTAGAATGTAAGTGTATTCCTAAGCGTGTAAAACAAATTAAGCTGTACTTAAATATATGATTGTTAGCCATaacattcaaaaaaaaaaaatgctagtGCTAACTCTATAGACTATAGTCTTCTTCTAGTGCACCTCTATAGACTTTAGTCTTCTAGCCTTATAGGCTTCTGATAGGCCTCTTTGCTAGTACTAAGACATGGCAATCGTGCGGCCTGTGAAATTCCTGCCCTGCTCGATCATAACAGAAAGTTATAGTTGGCAAGTCGGCAGATCAAACAACGAGGAAAATGAGGTCAGGCCCAATTTGATTCAATGAGTTGGGTTACAGCAAACCAACATATTTATGGATTTAAGGATGGCCTTATCATCAGGACTTCAACTAGCACAGGCTTTTGAACCACAAACCATTAGTGCAACTAATGCACATACTGATACAGTCTATATGCTATAAGACTTTCACAAGTAACGCTGGTCACATGACCTTGGTGCTCACATACATAATGATTGGGATTAGCTGGAATCAGACGTTCTGTTCCTGACCCAACTGCATGCTGATGTCTACAAGGACTGTACATTCTGTTTAGGACTGCAGGTGGCTTTTCCCCCCCTTAGCGAAGTGCTAAAGCGTTGACATATTGTGACAGAAGGACGGCACATGGCAGAGGGTCCACAGCAATCAGGCAGAAACCCAGCATGCAATCCAGGGGTGCCAACCCTAAAGGATTCTGAATGAGGCATATCAGCTCTCCTAGCACTTGGCTTTACCGCTCTGATGTTTACTATAAGGCTACTGGAGTCTGTAAAGCTCTCTTCCCTGGATTGACTTACTACTCTAAAGCCTCATCCTTGGAATTCTGTGGATTTTCATCTTATATTACAACATAACAGAAGTCTGAAAAACCCACACTTCACTCTTTAACAATTCTACATGAAGTAGTAGAGACTGATGATCTACTGTATTAAAGCTTCACTGCTGGAGTTTGCTCATACCTCAACCCAAAATAGTCTTACAATTATAGCATGGACAAACAGACGTAGGAACCTTCTAATTCTTCCGAGATGTACATAAAAGTGGAACCCTAATTCTGTGGAACCCTGAGCTTTCGTTAGGGATGCTTTAGAATCAATTCAACAAAATGGCCTTGCACCCAACccaaccctcctcctcctcctcctcaccgcTCTCCTGCACTGATCTCTCGATGGCCTCGGCCAGCTCGCGGTCAGCTATCTCTTCAGCTCTGGGCTCCTCACGGGTTTCTGGGCCATAGGCCAGCCGGGCACACTCAGGTAGCTCGCCCTCAGGTAAGAAGCGAGTCTCTGAGCCGGTGGTGCCAATCAGAAGCAGGCTCTTCTTCAGGTCAATGGCACACTGTATCAGGGTGGAAAGATGGAGGAGACTCTATCAAGAGACTGCTGCATTGCACAAGTAACTGGATTAATGGCAAACATCATGTCAAAGTGGCatgattaataataataattgtatgtCCCTGTCATTATAATAAAATACACTACCTGTTAATCATGCtttatacatgtgcacacaaacctGGTGTCTCTTCAGCATGTCCAGTCCCAGTAACATATCCATGGGCTGGTCCTCAAGAAGGGAGAAGGAACAGGGCAGGAAGTCACCTTCAATCTGCACCTGAGCTGGAGAAGCACAGCAAAGCACAGTAACCAACCATATTTGGAAAGCAGTTTCAAAAGAGTGCAGTCAAAGAAAACCATTCAGTATGATCCCATTTGAGGTCAGGCCTTCGTATAATGTGATGTGACTGATCACGATTATACACTTAGAACTTCATTCTTTGTGGCAAACTGTTTCTCCAGCAAAGAATTACTATAGAAAATATCTCGGCCTACATTAACAGCCTGCTCCAGCAGAGCTACAATTACAGTGtttttagaatgtgtgtgtgtgtgtgtgtgtatatatatatatatatatatatatatatatatatatatacatacacacacacacacacacacacacacacacacacacacacataaataaatatacatgagTGGCCACCAGATGGTGTTTGCTGGCCCTTGCCCAGGGTATCTACCTAAGTGCACTCTGCCAATGATCTTCTGCGTGCCCACACCCTTGGCAATGCCAGCCCAGCGTCTGTCCACCAGTCGCATGATGTTGCAGCGCTCTGCACATGCCTGGCTCATTATGGTCATCTGAGCACCTgagaagaagagatgaaaaagacagatgtgagaagggagaagagatggattatgtgtggatgagagagagagaggggaaaaacagcAATGATGACGAAACCACAGACAAGAAGCAAGTTATACAGGCCCGAGTGAAAAAGAGGAACATTCATTAGAAGGGTGAGTCCAGGGTAAAGCCACATTAGAAGGGGAGTGTGGAGAAGAAGGGTGAGTCCAGGGTAAAGCCAAGAGAGTTTTCAGCTGGGTTTGGAtggcaaaatacaaatatagaaATACAAAAATGGCATTTCAGTGATATACACAAAACAGTTTCCTGAGAGTGGCAATAAGCAGAAAAATAGAGTTTTGCAAGCTACCTGAATCCACAAAGGCCTTGACAGGGTGTCCATTTACTTTGCAGTTGATGTACAGCATGACCACCTGACCAAAGCTCTCAGGTGCCTCTTCCATAGCAATTGTCATGTTTTCCTCAATGTTGTGCTGTCTATGGCATagatacacacaaaaatgtcaACTTATTAGTTCTGTGTTATATGACTTCTGAATCCTAAAATACATTGCATGTCATATTTCTTTACAGGTGAAATGGGTGGATATTTTTGCAGGTTAAAAAAATGCAACATCCTGAGTCAATTACCCTGGGCAAACATTAGAGGGAGACAAATAAAAAGCCTTAGAATAAACACATCCTGATTGGCTGTCCAATCAGAGGTGGAGCTCACTCACGAAACCCCTGACCTGCTTAGCCAGCGACTGAGATGACAGCTCTACCTTGTGTGACCTTTGGGGGGGATGTTTATGAGTGCTTCACCTGATATCCTCCGCTATTTTGGCCTGAGCGTCCAGGTCAAACGGATCAGCTGTGAGCAGTCGGATCCTTTCCTGTTCCCTGCGTGCCCGGTCCTGTTGTTGCTCCTGCAGGACCTTAGTGAAACGCTCTGAGACACCAGGAAATCAGGAGAAGGAGCTAAGCAAGCGCTGACATAAGCAGTACACATTTGAAATGTACAGTGTCATATCAGACCAGCTTACAAGGATGTAGATGTGAGAATTAGAATGTACTAGTGAAGGTGTAAAAACAagtttttctttgagtttatAACTACGATATCCATGTTTTTGAATAGATAACCTAAACTTTCCATATAAATTGAATTAACATGTCCATAGTCCATTTACCAAAAAGGCTTATAAACGCATTAAGGTGGGGATCACACCAGCGGTAGTAGCGGCAAAAGCGGTAGAATTTCTATTGCTTGCTATGGTTCAGCAGCGGAACAGTTTACACCGCTAGCGTTAAGCTAATTACGTGGGAGCAGAGTGTTGATTCGTGTTCAGCTTGGTTGGTCTGAGTGTTGTGTTTCGTTTGGCTGCTTTGTTATCTTCAGTGTGATCCCCGCCTAAAGAACTTGAAAGCTTTCACACATAACGCAATAATACATCATATTTGGACAGGTGCACCAGCACCTTCTCCTTTGGTTACGACCACCCTAACTGTGTGTAAATTAGCAAAAAGCAAAGAATGGTTGGAAGTTTGTGTCTTTCATAGAGCTTTAAGAATGCTTAAGGAGAGGGGATATGAGGCCGGTTGCTCACCCAGGTCTCCACTCAGCAGAGCATCAGCTAGTGGAGGGTTCCTCTCCTTCAGCAGAGACAGCTCATGTGGATTAGCGAGCAGCATTTCTCTGAGCAGCAAAGGGTCGTCCAATCCCTGAGGAGAGGAAGCGGTGCTGCCcgtagcagcagcaggagcagggccAGAGGGTTGTTggcgtgtgtttgggggtgtctGTGCGGACTGTGGAGGCTTTGGAGCTGATTGGCTTCTGGAAGTGCCTGGGACTGCAATGTTGCTGAAGTCGATTCGAGGAAGACctagggaggaagaggagaggaaaagaaggaagaaatgacaggaagaagagaaagtgcTGGCGGAGATGAGGCAAAGGCATGAGTACAACGACAACCTGACCTGGCCCCTTTCCTCATACTGATTTATCCTGTGCTTTCCCAATAATGGCAAATAGTTTCATTTCCCTCTAAGCAGACTCTTCTTAAGAGGATTTCTGAAATTCTTGTTTTCGTCAGCCAATATTGATTACCTGGGAAAGCAGACTGAGCCGGAGGccgtctctctgcctgtttgaGCATCACCACATCTCCATCCTTTAGCCCATAAGTCCCCAAGGAGCGGGTGGGGTCTCTTAAGGGCTGCTCTGCATAAGAGACCTGAGAAAGCACAACAAAGACTATGAATCACATATTTAACAAAATATCTTATTGGGGTAATAACTGTTCTGAGGTCTAATTAGTTATGCTGCAATACACTTTTAAATGATGTGAAATATCAAAAGCATCAATTCAATACTAAGACACTGGTAAAGAATTAAAGAACTTGAGTATTGTGTACAACCAGGGTGTAattacacagacatttttaattATTGTGAGGGCACACCGACATACTGGCTATCAGATCAATTTGCAAGCCACGTCAGGTTGTCAAATGAGACTTGTATAGAAAACATGTTACGGGACATAATGTGACAGCCGCCACATCCACATAACAAGTCTAGGTTTACAAATAGCTTTTACTATCAATGCAaatcatgtccacacacacaactgagttACCATAGCGAAGTAGCAAACCGCATTAATGATAACGTCACATCCAAAGCTTCTACATTACTCAATTTTGGAGCtaccttatatatatatatatatattcctaaGCAAGCTAGGTATATTATAAGCTTCAAGAAGTTGGTGAATGTATCATGTATCGAACGAAATAACCTGTTAAAGCTAGCACGGTAGCTAACAAACTGTCTAGCATTGTtgttgtcatgtcatgtttacattagCTGCTGATCCTCACTGAAGTGACTTTTGGTGGCTAATTTAGCTAAGATTAGCCATCAAGCCGCCGCTTCACATAGAACAGCAAAAAGCAAGGTCCAACTTTTCGAAGCTAGGTAATGTTACACATGTTTATCTGGATGGCTCATCAGCTAGATGCACAAGACGCTAAAAAGTAATCACTAAATTAGGTAACTCAGACTTCACTAACATGCTAAATTGTGAAGTCAAAACTCATTGGCCCTTGGTAAACATGCTAGCTATCCAGCTAAACAGATCATTAATTGACTTGCTAGCTGGTTACTCTGAAGTTAGCTACTTTACCAGCTAATGTCAGTAAGAAGCTAActggctggctagctagctagctcagtAACTGGACAGACAGCCCGTTAGCTAGAGTGTTAGGAATACTTCTCAAGTGGTTTACCTGGATCTCACCCGCCGGTATTCCCGACTCTATTTCGCAGAGAGCCACGAAGTCCCTAAGTTCAAGATCCGGGGACACCTCGAGGGCAAATGTTGTTTCCGAGCTGTCTCTCGGTTCGCAAAATACGTTCAACAGCATTGCGCCTGGGGTCGCTTGAACCCGTTCGACTACTGATTCTCCCtcaattagctagctagctttttgGTTTAGCTTTCGCAGCTTTGCTGCTTTTTCAGTTTGTTTCAGTTTCACGTTTGTTCGAGTACTCAGCAATAATGATCAAAAACCCACAGTCAGTGTTTCGTTCTACTTGAATTCGACTTATGTTTAAATATGCGATAACCACATacaagaaaatacaaaacacaacTCTCTCTTCACAGTGGGTCTTTTGCTTTCTTTGAATACAAGCTACCCCACTGCCGTAAATGGTTCAAACGCACTGACGTAAACGGGTTTTGTGTGGATAGTCTGTGGTAATGTTGagatatgtctatggttgaGACGCCCTCGAGAACCGCACCTACAAGCATTAAATTGCGACATTTAGGACCTACAGAAAGTACAATACCACAGGAAGGGAAACGTTAGTCGTCGTTAGTATGAGTCAAGCAAAGAAGAGTCAATTAAACAATGTTGGGAAATGGTAGGCCTATATAGAACAGTGCCAAATGGCCTCAATGCAAAACGACATGTTGAATTATATGAACTGAATAAAAGCAATAACAACGCTTGCATTTGTCTGCATTGCAATTTGACacaaattgaaaaagaaaatccCACAGCATTTAATGTTTTGGGCACTGCGGTTTGTCACCGACtggaaaaaaattattaataaCACAGCTTGATTTTTTCTGCACTGCAATTCATAGGGGTTGTATATTCTGATTGAAAACAAAATTCCAGCATTCAAAATTCAATACACAAATATGCACCGTCCTGAAATACAGTTCCAAAATAATCAGTTGTTAAAATATGGTCTTCATTATTCAGCAGGTAATATCCAACCCATTATTTTTCAACATCACAAATTCAAGCTGGCAAAATTCTGTCTTAAAATTAGGTCTTTAGAGCAGGGTATTACAGGAAAAGCAATGGATTACCTATAAATCTACACCAGATGGGCTCTGCCTACACTTTCAACTATAGGGGCAAGATCGTTAATAGTTATGCATGTATAGTTAGAATAGTTTTAAAATTCACAAATATATTCACgcaattcacaaatgtattgtatgtattttgtgatttacaaatacatttctcatgattcacaaataaatgtcacatgaATCTGAAATATATTTCCTGATACACATATAAATGGTACATGATTCACAAatgctgttacatttatttacagactaacaaACGTGTATTTACCAACCGTTTGCCATTTGTGAACAttcctgcatttatttgtgacACTTTCCTGACAGGGCTTGATTCCCAAAtctatttttttcaaaagaacATTCTCTGTAGCCTATCAAATGTTTCCTGGAATTTCATCCAATCACAGGAAGGGAATTTTGAGGGCACTATTGAACCTGACCACACTGCACCATGTACAGTTATGTGGACTACTACACTATAACAGACATTTTCATACAACTGATTACACAAAGaggaatgtactgtatgtttcagTGGCTTCTAGCTGCCCACCAAGTGGGGATATAAGGTGCTTATCAATGCTGGGTTAACCGAATCCAGACATATGGGTTTATTTCACCCAGTAACCTAAAATCATACGCAAGTTTATGTTAAAATGCAATACTTCGTCTTTGCTATGTTGAAAGTCTCACCTTCTCCTACCAGCTTAATGTACATGCTGATGTAGCATACTATCTATTATCTAGGCTAACGTTAaattacaggtagcctacaGAATCAAAGTAGGCTGTTAGATAGGCTACGTTCTATCATAAGCGTGAATTCGACTATTCCATCCatttttaatgtaaaaaatTGTGAGAATTGAATGTCCTTTtagaaaattatttattttattaatgcCTTTCTTTTATTGATAATGAGGCTTGAAGTTTATACTGTGTACTACAATTACCATGATGCCTTTTCCCCTTGTTTGCTAACAAATGTATGATTCCCGCTGGAATTTTTCTTCAATGTTGTACACAATCCTGTGTGAGGAGAAGTAGGATTTTTTTATCAGGCTAGTTGGATTTTAGGGGGCAGGGACTGGAAGCTACAGAGATGATTACCTTAGTTGTATGTTCACCATACGACGACGGAACTTGAGACGAAGTTCGCAGGGAGTTTGGGCGCTAGGCTCACCTAGCTAGTAAGTTAGCCTCCACGAACTTCGTCTTGTCCGTCAAGCATCATGGACTTCTGAATTCGTGAGTAACCTGCACAGGGTTTATTGGTGACGGCAAACGTTTTCCATCCACCATGAATACGACTGTAACAGCGAGAGTGaacttttatttaatttttattgGATTTTATTCGGCATGGGAGTTCAACGAACTCGTGATTTCTTCATGTGCACAATGTAATGGGCCCCAACGTGGTCTTGCAAGCTTGCGAAGGTGAATAGAAACTTACCAAACTGGTTTTGACTTGTGCGTTTAATGTGTTTTACATTGTATGTAGTGTTTAATTCAAGTTTATCCTTTATTCTACTTTACGTTTTTTGCCTTCCCTTAGCGGGGTTTATCACGCAGTTTTGCGTTCATTTTGTTGCAAGATTTATCTGGTTACTGTAGCGTTCTCCGCTATTAGGAATGATGCACAACTGTTACCATTGAACACTCGTTCTTTTGCAACACAAAACCAACAGTTCTTCCCTAAATCTCCCGCCAGAACCCCCCAAAGCGGTGTCACCCCAACATGGGCCAGGTAACAGAGCCTATagtaaacattacacacattaaccTGCACAACATATAACATTCACAAACTTAGACACGTTAAAATACTTTTTTCAGTTTCAGTAACAAATGTGACAATTTCATAGTTCAGGTTTCCATATTTAGACAATTAGTTTACATGTCACTTATATTCAgtttacacacattcacacacacacacacaatttttttatttaatttgtacatTAAAGGGAAAATAAATGTCGCCTATTTGTTAAATTCCATCGGAGTGTGCCATTGAATCAATATTGTTTAACTGAAAGTACTCATAATGGAAACTACTCTTTGCATTTACTTCTTTTATTGTAAATATATATGAGGATTTACATATTTCCTGCCAGGTGGCTTTACCATTTACCATTTCCTCAATAACAACATTCTACTTATTAGGTTGTTATTACCTAATCACTATATGCAGTTCTAACATGTGAATACCATTTATATTTACCATTTATAATTCTTGTGCTAAAGTTTCTAAATGTAGGCTAGTGGTAGACAGGAAGTTCAGCCTACTCACCAACAATAGCTGGGAACCTAGgattctgttttgtttgataTGAGTGTGACTCCTGTTTATTTTATAGCACTAGGTAAAAAATGGGTTACCCTAACATGACACTTTGAAAATAGGATAACATCAGGATAACACTATATGCTGTTTAACTAGTTTAATGTTAGCTCTGGTCAAGGCTTAGCATTATCAAACATTAGTTAACTATGAAGAAAATGAGCCAGCAAACTGCAATGGTATCAATCATCATTCACAAAGGACATGTCGTTGCTGGATTTAAAAAAGTTAAAGCTCCATTATGCGAGAATTAGTaatttttgctactgagctccccctaaagttgcgaagtgtagttcacttttactCCACTGACATCAATACAAATCATGCTTTGAGACCCCATAATGGGCAGtggtacatgtgtatttgttgacaagctgagggatatggaaccggcaaagacaaagccagaagccaaagaagcatgtctTGTAATATTACAAGATTATAAACAAATATGACTGCACAGTTTTATTTATGTGATATCGGAGATTAACGCAAACATAaccaaaataataacaaaacaggAATGACAAAGTATACAGGTTACAGCCTACATCCCATTCTTTCATAactaacattggcagggatgtttatgatgaaacaactttcctaacacagccaaacatcacaagcgcaacacaagacattgttcggttactctctctttttctcttcctcacttcctctgCCAACGTCTTCCTCGTTTTTTTCATCACCTCTGCTATAGGGGCAGCTTTTCAGATGCCACTTCTGAGAGCGGAATAATCCAGACAACGCGCGTCTTCGAGTATAGAGtgatttatttgtctttctgtAAACTCAAACAAAGGCTCTCCATCGCATTAACGCGTCAACGCGGTTGAAAAATTGTTTGCCACTTCCGCTCTACTGGGCTCGGCACTGGCACGTCCCTAAATCACATGTCAATTAGACGTGTGTCAATCATTCAATCAGCCAGACAGTTGAACAGACAGAACATGGCAATCATAGTATTCACCTTCGCATAATTTTAAACCATAATTCGaaaacttaaacttaaacttaaacttatcaacattaataattcatatacatttgGAACCTTAAATTACAAAACGGCTCCAACATCTGCCATGATGTcaatacagagaatactgtgcTAGATTATTAtagctagcagaggggtgtagttgttgtgtgagtttgtgccaTAAAGCATAATGTAGTGCTCACGAGAGGTGTCGTGCCCTGTCCCCCAAATTTACACAGTGCAATactgctgtggcagtggcacagacgccatttTCTGTATTATAAGTCTGTACCaccaaaattattttgaagctgttattttaaggcaCAAACCTTTATTTTACTCCAAAATTGGCAGTTGAAATTGCATGTTGAAAACTGCTGGACAGGATGGATGGATACAGTAAGATAATCCATGGGCCATCTTCTTATTGTGGCTTAAATACTACAATACAATTGCGGAAAACAACACATCTGAGCTTCTGACTTCTGATTGAGAAAGTTGTGAGGGAATCCGCAACAAAAGACGACAAAAGTCTAAAAATGAAGgcagggatgttcacaaatgTTGGGCGGTTTGTAAATGCATGTTCGTTAGTCTGTAAATATGTGTAACagcgtttacatttgtgaatggcgagacatttatatttgaatca encodes the following:
- the ddi2 gene encoding protein DDI1 homolog 2 — translated: MLLNVFCEPRDSSETTFALEVSPDLELRDFVALCEIESGIPAGEIQVSYAEQPLRDPTRSLGTYGLKDGDVVMLKQAERRPPAQSAFPGLPRIDFSNIAVPGTSRSQSAPKPPQSAQTPPNTRQQPSGPAPAAATGSTASSPQGLDDPLLLREMLLANPHELSLLKERNPPLADALLSGDLERFTKVLQEQQQDRARREQERIRLLTADPFDLDAQAKIAEDIRQHNIEENMTIAMEEAPESFGQVVMLYINCKVNGHPVKAFVDSGAQMTIMSQACAERCNIMRLVDRRWAGIAKGVGTQKIIGRVHLAQVQIEGDFLPCSFSLLEDQPMDMLLGLDMLKRHQCAIDLKKSLLLIGTTGSETRFLPEGELPECARLAYGPETREEPRAEEIADRELAEAIERSVQESGQH